The genomic interval GGAACTGTGTTGTCCCATGTGACAGTATTGATGGTCCTATTGTGAAATTAAGGGATGGAAGCGTAGTAAAAGTAGAATCAGTAGGTGAAGCTCGTAAAATTAAGTCACAAGTGGTTGAAATAATCTATTTAGGGGACATGTTAGTGGCATTTGGTGAATTTCTCCGAAACAACCATCAACTGCTCCCAGCTGGTTGGTGCCCGGAATGGTGGATTCAACTTTTAGAAAAATCACCTCACTATGATGTAAACCAAGAAGAAGAACTGAAACGATTCTTGCACTATGATAAAATCAGCGCAAACATGGCTTTTAATCTCTCTAAAAAGTATGAAATACCATTACATCCAGAATACACTTATTTCTATCATGATCTAACTATAAAAGATCTTAACAACCTAAGGCAATGGCTAAATACAGAAATTGAGGATTTCGATATAGGTACTAATTTAGAGTTAGATATAAGGCCTGAAAAACGGATATTGGAAGCATTAGGAGTTCCACATCAAGTTAAAAATGGAAAAATAATTTTAGGCCCTGATGAGGCATACGCTTTAATTCACACTTTAACACGACCATTAGAAGATGAAAAGAATATTTCTACCCTAGAAGCATTGAACCAAGTTTCTCCAGTTGAAATAATGGCAAAAGCACCCACATATCTTGGAGGTAGGGTTGGAAGGCCTGAAAAAACAAAGGAAAGGATGATGAAACCAGCACCCCACGCATTGTTCCCCATTGGTATGCATGGGGGTAACCGAAGAAACATCATCGATGCAGCTAAAAAAGGAAATATAACAGTAGAAATTGGGCGATGCAAATGCACCAACCCAGAATGTGGTGTTGGTTCCATGCAAGCTATTTGTCCTGTTTGTGGCTCTCGCACAGTACCTAGTAGCTCTGGAAAGAAACGCATAAACTTGGCCAATCTACTGAGAAAAGCTTACCAAAACTCAGGAGTACGGAAACTGGACGAGATCAAAGGAGTTCAAGGAATGATATCCGAGGATAAATTCCCAGAGCCTCTTGAAAAGGGTATACTCCGAGCAAAAAATGGAGTTTACACATTTAAAGACGCCACTATTAGACATGACTCCACAGATTTACCGCTCACTCATTTCATACCCAAAGAGATCGGTGTAAGTCCTCAAAGACTCCAAAAACTAGGTTATACCCATGACATCCATGGTGAAGAACTGAAAAATGATGATCAAGTGGTTGAAATTCAAATACAAGACTTGGTAATTTCTGAGGCTTGTGCCGAGTACCTTATGAGAGTATCACATTTCATTGATGATCTCCTGAAACAATTCTACCAAATGGAACCTTACTACAAAGTTAAAACCAAAGAAGACTTAGTCGGACATTTAGCAGTTGGTCTAGCGCCGCACACCTCGGCAGGTGTTCTTGGCCGAATTTTAGGATTCACCAAGGCAGCAGCATGTTATGCTCACCCATACTTCCACTCAGCCAAACGAAGGAACTGTGATAGTGACGAAGATTCAGTAATGTTACTGATGGACGCTTTACTTAACTTCTCTAAGGTTTACCTGCCAAGCAGTAGGGGTGGACGAATGGACGCACCATTGGTTCTTTCTTCCAGGATAGATCCTGAAGAAATCGACGATGAATCCCATAACTTGGATACCATGGAACTACTACCACTGGAACTTTACCAAAAAACTCTGGAAAAAGTTAAACCCTCAGAAGCACTTGATTTAGTGAATAATGTCCATAAAAGACTAGGGAAGGATGAACAATATCATGGATTAATATATTCTCATGAAACATCCAACATTCACCAGGGACCCAAGGTATGCCTTTACAAAACACTCCCAACCATGAAAGAAAAGGTAGATGAACAGAT from Methanobacterium sp. carries:
- the polC gene encoding DNA polymerase II large subunit; translated protein: MGYFESLEKETKRAYDVAREARKRGLDIETEPEIPLAKNLAERVEGLVGPPGIATHIKELEEEMSREEVAFHVAKEIVTSDQVTKADPGNKDQYKIMEAAADQAIRTALSILTEGVVAAPLEGIDRIAIKRNFDQTWYLAVYFTGPIRSAGGTASALAVLIADYIRINMDLNPYKPIESEIERYVEEAELYESEVTNLQYSPSPDEVRAAAQNIPVEVTGEPTDQVEVSHRDLERVETNNLRGGALLALVEGVIQKAPKVLKYAKKLKIDGWEWLDDLSKTKKSYNDDKTEKDSKNEEPEVDDKYMKDIIGGRPVLAYPQAKGGFRLRYGRSRNTGLAAMGVHPATMEIVEFLAVGTQMKIERPGKGNCVVPCDSIDGPIVKLRDGSVVKVESVGEARKIKSQVVEIIYLGDMLVAFGEFLRNNHQLLPAGWCPEWWIQLLEKSPHYDVNQEEELKRFLHYDKISANMAFNLSKKYEIPLHPEYTYFYHDLTIKDLNNLRQWLNTEIEDFDIGTNLELDIRPEKRILEALGVPHQVKNGKIILGPDEAYALIHTLTRPLEDEKNISTLEALNQVSPVEIMAKAPTYLGGRVGRPEKTKERMMKPAPHALFPIGMHGGNRRNIIDAAKKGNITVEIGRCKCTNPECGVGSMQAICPVCGSRTVPSSSGKKRINLANLLRKAYQNSGVRKLDEIKGVQGMISEDKFPEPLEKGILRAKNGVYTFKDATIRHDSTDLPLTHFIPKEIGVSPQRLQKLGYTHDIHGEELKNDDQVVEIQIQDLVISEACAEYLMRVSHFIDDLLKQFYQMEPYYKVKTKEDLVGHLAVGLAPHTSAGVLGRILGFTKAAACYAHPYFHSAKRRNCDSDEDSVMLLMDALLNFSKVYLPSSRGGRMDAPLVLSSRIDPEEIDDESHNLDTMELLPLELYQKTLEKVKPSEALDLVNNVHKRLGKDEQYHGLIYSHETSNIHQGPKVCLYKTLPTMKEKVDEQIKLAERIRAVDQKGVVEGVLNSHFLPDMAGNIRAFARQKVRCTKCNKKYRRIPLSGKCTCGGNLILSISKGSVTKYLEISKELAGRYPIDPYLVQRIELIESSINSLFESDRSKQSSLDVFL